One window from the genome of Xiphophorus hellerii strain 12219 chromosome 16, Xiphophorus_hellerii-4.1, whole genome shotgun sequence encodes:
- the LOC116735723 gene encoding uncharacterized protein LOC116735723, protein MTPQKSVEKAIVKYIVHGLRPFSVVEQEPFREFIKDLVPNAKMLSRVTLASKIEDGFNKMKAVLIEAMKGVDYVATTTDCWSVRRRGFIGVTAHWIDPDNLERCSAALACRQLRGSHTFDLLANALNDIHAEFEIRGKIVRTTTDNGANFVKAFRVFGEDENNSEEGVEAEAQSEDEGDTGVPEEDVEYIDTAALLHEDDGFEFQLPRHQRCACHILNLIASEDSTNANSSDAYKKLHHATFAKCYGLWNKCGRSTLAAEMVEDVCSLQLLRPNKTRWNSLFMAVERLLRICKEKGEGTLRAIATDLKVPMFNPAELAFLTEYAAVMSPVAQATNILQAETNTQMGWLLPTIHLLQIKLDKVKLQLKYCRPLVDSVWNSEPILAHVQGCRAGCSCNSSSQIPNNMDEGRCHH, encoded by the exons ATGACTCCTCAGAAGAGTGTTGAGAAGGCCATTGTCAAATATATTGTACATGGGCTGCGGCCCTTCTCGGTAGTCGAGCAGGAGCCATTCAGAGAATTCATCAAGGACCTTGTCCCTAATGCCAAGATGCTGTCACGGGTGACGCTCGCATCCAAGATCGAAGATGGCTTTAACAAAATGAAGGCTGTGCTGATTGAAGCAATGAAGGGGGTCGACTACGTAGCTACTACTACTGATTGCTGGTCAGTGAGAAGGCGAGGGTTCATTGGCGTTACGGCACACTGGATCGACCCGGATAATCTTGAGAGATGTTCAGCAGCCTTGGCATGCCGACAGCTGAGAGGATCCCACACTTTTGATCTCTTGGCCAATGCGTTGAATGACATCCACGCAGAATTTGAAATCAGAGGCAAGATTGTGAGGACAACCACTGACAATGGTGCAAACTTTGTGAAGGCTTTTCGAGTGTTTGGGGAGGACGAAAACAACAGTGAAGAGGGAGTTGAAGCTGAAGCGCAGTCTGAAGATGAAGGAGATACTGGGGTGCCTGAGGAAGATGTGGAGTACATTGACACTGCAGCTCTGCTGCATGAAGATGATGGGTTTGAATTCCAGCTGCCAAGACACCAACGCTGTGCTTGTCATATTCTAAACCTCATTGCCAGTGAAGACTCCACAAATGCAAACTCCAGTGATGCGTACAAGAAGCTGCACCATGCAACGTTTGCTAAGTGTTATGGCCTGTGGAACAAATGTGGAAGATCCACACTTGCTGCAGAGATGGTTGAGGATGTCTGTTCTCTTCAACTTTTAAGGCCAAATAAAACAAGGTGGAACTCGTTGTTCATGGCCGTGGAACGTCTACTCAGGATTTGTAAAGAGAAGGGAGAGGGAACCTTAAGAGCTATTGCCACCGACCTGAAGGTCCCAAT GTTCAACCCAGCCGAACTCGCATTTCTCACGGAGTATGCTGCTGTAATGAGCCCTGTCGCCCAGGCAACCAACATACTGCAAGCAGAAACCAACACACAAATGGGTTGGCTACTTCCGACAATTCACCTGCTGCAGATTAAGCTCGACAAAGTCAAGTTGCAGCTGAAGTACTGCAGGCCTCTTGTTGATTCAGTCTGGAATTCAGAACCGATTCTTGCACATGTTCAAGGATGCCGAGCTGGTTGCAGCTGCAATTCTTCTTCCCAAATTCCGAACAACATGGACGAAGGACGATGCCACCATTAA